The Cryobacterium sp. SO1 genomic sequence GGTGGGCCGCACGCGGGGGCGGGGGCGGCAATCATTGAGGGATGCTCCGCACCGAGACCGCCCGCACCGAGACCGCCAAGGTCGACCCCACCCGAGCCGAGGCCGCCAAGGTTGACCCCGCCCGAGCCGAGGCCGCCAAGGTTGACCCCGCCCGAGCCGAGGCCGCCAAGGTTGACCCCGCCCGCGCCGAGTCTGCCGGCGCCGTGACCGCCGGCACGGCGACATCGGCGGTACTCGCCAACGTGCAGTCGATCCTGGCCGAGAACACCACCGTGGCGCGCCGGCTGGCGGCGGATCCCGGTGCGGCCGCGAGCCTCGATGCCATGGCGGCGGGCATCGCCGCCGCCGACCGGGTCTTCGTGCTCGGCGCCGGCCGGTCCGGGCTGGCGTTGCGGATGACGGCGATGCGCCTCATGCATCTCGGCCTCGTCGTGCACGTGGTCGGCGACGTCACCACCCCGGCGATCACCGCCCAGGATGCCCTACTGGCGGCCAGCGGCTCCGGCAGCACCGCCGGAATCGTGCGCGCCGCCGAGACCGCGCATGCCGCCGGCGCGAGCGTTCTCGTGCTGACGACGGCGCCCGAGTCACCGCTGGCCGACCTGGCCGACGTCACCGTGGTGCTCCCCGCCGCCCAGAAACAGGATCACGGCGGCACCCGGTCCGTGCAGTACTCCGGCGCGCTGTTCGAGCAGTCGGTCCTCGTCGTCGGCGACGCCGTCTTCCACACCCTCTGGCAGGCATCCGGTGCCACGGCCGACGAGCTCTGGCCCCGGCACGCCAACCTCGAATAGCCCAGACCCCACTCTTTTCGAAGCACCCACCGACAACAGAAAGCAGATCCCATGAAGCTTCAGGTAGCAATGGACGTACTCACCACCGACGCCGCGCTCACCCTCGCCGGCCAGGTGGCCCCGTACGTGGACATCATCGAGCTCGGCACCCCGCTGATCAAGGCAGAGGGCCTCCGCGCTGTCACCGCGATCAAGCAGGCGCACCCCGACAAGATCGTCTTCGCCGACCTGAAGACCATGGATGCCGGTGAGCTCGAGGCCGACATCGCCTTCACCGCCGGCGCCGACCTGGTCACCGTGCTCGGCACGGCCGGCGACAGCACCATCGTGGGCGCCGTCGCGGCCGCCACCAAGCACGGCAAGGGCATCGTCGTGGACCTCATCGGCGTGGCCGACAAGGTCAGCCGGGCCCGCGAGGTGATCGCGCTCGGCGCCGTGTTCGTCGAGATGCACGCAGGCCTGGACGAGCAGGCCGAGGAGGGCTTCAGCCTCGAGACGTTGCTCAGCGCCGGCGAAACCGCTCAGGTGCCCTTCTCCCTGGCCGGCGGGGTTTCCACGGCCACCATCGCGGCCGTGCAGCGCGCCGGTGCCGAGGTGGCCGTCGCCGGTGGCGCCATCTACAGCGCGGCCGACCCGGCCGCCGCCGCCGCTGAGCTGCGCGCCGCCATCAGCTAGCAGCCGCAAGCCGCACCGCAAGCCGCACCGCAATCCACTATCGGCGAGTTGCGTCGAATATCCCCTGCAGCGCTACCGGAGGGGGTATTTGCGGCAAGTCGGCGCCCGCGCATCCGCACGACGTGCCGAAAAATGCCCTTCACGATGCGTGAAGGGGCATTTTGCGGCAACTCGGTGCAGCGGGCGGTCCGGCGGCGCGGATGCTGCGGATCCGGGCAGGTCAGCCCAGGAGCAGCTTGCCGAGCTGGTCGGTGGAGTGCACCACGGCGGT encodes the following:
- the hxlB gene encoding 6-phospho-3-hexuloisomerase; the protein is MTAGTATSAVLANVQSILAENTTVARRLAADPGAAASLDAMAAGIAAADRVFVLGAGRSGLALRMTAMRLMHLGLVVHVVGDVTTPAITAQDALLAASGSGSTAGIVRAAETAHAAGASVLVLTTAPESPLADLADVTVVLPAAQKQDHGGTRSVQYSGALFEQSVLVVGDAVFHTLWQASGATADELWPRHANLE
- the hxlA gene encoding 3-hexulose-6-phosphate synthase, which codes for MKLQVAMDVLTTDAALTLAGQVAPYVDIIELGTPLIKAEGLRAVTAIKQAHPDKIVFADLKTMDAGELEADIAFTAGADLVTVLGTAGDSTIVGAVAAATKHGKGIVVDLIGVADKVSRAREVIALGAVFVEMHAGLDEQAEEGFSLETLLSAGETAQVPFSLAGGVSTATIAAVQRAGAEVAVAGGAIYSAADPAAAAAELRAAIS